A region of Pyxidicoccus parkwaysis DNA encodes the following proteins:
- a CDS encoding DUF6484 domain-containing protein: MTMTLPTNPSATMPLEPSEQQVSIWGTRLGWLMGSDGEGRLLVDYEGNRAGPLVARRAIALTPEELRDSITTRRRAVLLFENGDPRLPLVVGMEQVRSATPLMDAALEATLRAPEPRQSLTTHVDGKRVVIEGKDEIVLQCGQASITLYRSGEVVIKGTYVETNASGTQRIKGGSVQIN, translated from the coding sequence ATGACCATGACGTTACCGACGAATCCATCCGCGACAATGCCTCTGGAGCCCAGTGAGCAGCAGGTATCCATTTGGGGAACCCGGCTGGGTTGGCTCATGGGTAGCGACGGAGAGGGGCGCTTGCTGGTGGACTACGAAGGCAACCGCGCGGGCCCGTTGGTAGCTCGACGAGCCATTGCACTCACGCCCGAGGAATTGAGGGACTCCATCACCACGCGACGACGTGCGGTGTTGCTCTTCGAAAATGGCGACCCTCGCTTGCCCCTTGTTGTGGGCATGGAGCAGGTGCGAAGCGCCACGCCACTCATGGACGCCGCGTTGGAGGCCACGCTTCGTGCCCCGGAACCACGGCAGTCGCTGACTACTCATGTGGACGGCAAGCGGGTCGTCATCGAGGGCAAGGACGAGATTGTCCTTCAGTGCGGTCAGGCCAGCATCACCCTGTATCGCAGCGGCGAGGTCGTCATCAAAGGGACCTACGTCGAAACCAATGCCTCGGGGACCCAGCGCATCAAGGGCGGATCGGTGCAGATCAACTGA
- a CDS encoding tetratricopeptide repeat protein translates to MRTGVSSRACCCWQAPEWERTSPVPRRFSRPPATPAARACSALASLYEIGQGVELDKARAASLYQRACDQDWARACTNLGWMRSFDSGAGKADGEQALQLFVRACEAGDVLACRREAQAWQCARGVPVADMLQAMVRYRAACKKGDAASCEWLASRHSGEESILDQNGAVKNLEHVELQAAIEAARFGRKGRAEELLRRVEGSAPELKRKVAFVRACLALDAGELERARELMSGLPDAPAVRVLGRLVEARKAGVKSWTPAMTRAWVAEGRPDLRGSFFLPSTRELEHDWGNCGTPRERRSPSPEMDAVNGFLQEYSDTLAPLATAPVSDGMLAQAITRVEDARLAVRLAALEVLTRPALTEAQRKKAWPIAERHLARLAEEHPDNLFFKLWATLGPTKEGPPLTEQLVDRLEAMVALRFQPPLREVYDAFRTVQDQAGEDRAPAFSASISVLLGPRYTEAAKTWEEQAKTAEPELRQRLGRALVALGKRISEGGWMVHVFQGASVTKRGAAMIGSEQDAKAASELMARGRRFYGGVDTLGAMGSWPLSAFTAEWLDRVSTEELTFYTELAEAGAW, encoded by the coding sequence ATGCGGACGGGTGTGTCGAGCAGGGCCTGCTGCTGCTGGCAGGCACCGGAGTGGGAAAGGACGAGCCCCGTGCCGCGGCGCTTTTCCAGGCCACCTGCGACACCGGCAGCGCGGGCGTGCTCCGCGCTGGCCTCGCTGTACGAGATTGGGCAGGGCGTGGAGCTCGACAAGGCGCGTGCGGCCTCCCTGTACCAGCGAGCCTGCGACCAGGACTGGGCGCGAGCCTGCACGAACCTGGGGTGGATGCGGTCCTTCGACTCGGGCGCGGGCAAGGCGGACGGGGAACAAGCGCTCCAGCTCTTCGTCCGTGCCTGCGAGGCGGGGGACGTGCTGGCGTGCCGGCGCGAGGCCCAGGCCTGGCAGTGCGCGCGTGGGGTTCCGGTGGCGGACATGCTTCAGGCGATGGTTCGGTATCGCGCCGCCTGCAAGAAGGGAGACGCGGCTTCGTGCGAGTGGCTGGCCTCGCGTCACTCCGGGGAGGAAAGCATCCTGGACCAGAACGGGGCGGTGAAGAACCTCGAGCACGTCGAGCTCCAGGCCGCCATCGAGGCCGCGAGGTTTGGCCGGAAGGGCCGGGCCGAGGAGCTGCTGCGCCGGGTGGAGGGCTCCGCTCCGGAGCTGAAGCGGAAGGTGGCCTTCGTCCGGGCCTGTCTCGCGCTCGATGCCGGTGAGTTGGAGCGCGCGCGGGAGTTGATGTCGGGGCTGCCGGATGCCCCGGCGGTGCGGGTGCTCGGCCGTCTCGTCGAGGCTCGCAAGGCCGGCGTGAAGAGTTGGACCCCGGCAATGACGCGTGCCTGGGTCGCGGAGGGCCGGCCGGACCTGCGCGGGTCCTTCTTCCTTCCGTCGACCCGGGAGCTGGAGCATGACTGGGGTAATTGCGGTACGCCCCGTGAGCGGCGCTCGCCATCGCCGGAGATGGACGCGGTGAATGGCTTCCTTCAGGAGTACAGCGACACTCTCGCGCCACTCGCGACGGCTCCGGTGAGTGATGGGATGCTGGCCCAGGCCATTACCCGGGTGGAGGATGCTCGCCTCGCGGTGCGCCTCGCGGCGCTGGAGGTCCTCACCCGGCCTGCCCTGACGGAGGCGCAGCGCAAGAAGGCCTGGCCCATCGCCGAGCGTCACCTGGCACGTCTCGCGGAAGAGCATCCGGACAACCTCTTCTTCAAGCTCTGGGCGACGCTGGGTCCCACGAAGGAGGGGCCTCCGCTCACGGAGCAGCTCGTGGATCGGCTCGAAGCCATGGTGGCGCTGCGTTTCCAACCGCCTCTGCGCGAGGTGTATGACGCCTTCCGCACCGTCCAGGACCAGGCCGGCGAGGACCGTGCACCGGCCTTCAGCGCATCGATTTCCGTGCTCCTCGGGCCGCGCTACACCGAAGCGGCGAAGACCTGGGAGGAGCAGGCGAAGACCGCGGAGCCCGAGCTCCGTCAGCGTCTCGGACGGGCCCTGGTGGCACTTGGGAAACGCATCTCCGAGGGCGGCTGGATGGTGCACGTCTTTCAGGGCGCCAGCGTGACGAAGCGGGGCGCGGCGATGATTGGCAGCGAGCAGGATGCGAAGGCCGCATCGGAGCTGATGGCGCGTGGCCGGCGCTTCTACGGCGGTGTCGACACCCTGGGAGCGATGGGGAGCTGGCCACTGTCCGCGTTCACCGCGGAGTGGCTCGACCGGGTCTCCACGGAGGAGCTGACCTTCTACACGGAGCTCGCAGAAGCAGGCGCGTGGTGA
- a CDS encoding DUF4150 domain-containing protein has translation MGNTVGVNKMSVVTKDSNGTTVAMPDLCKTPSPGGPVPIPYPNIAKSAATANGSQSVTVEGNPMCLKDSNFSSSTGDEAGTAGGGVVSGKTQGKAEFANFSFDVKVEGKGVARAFDLMFHNDKNTPPTPLMQPPVTAMGKADEEPVCLCCSEPVD, from the coding sequence ATGGGTAACACCGTGGGTGTGAACAAGATGTCTGTTGTGACGAAGGACAGCAACGGAACAACTGTCGCGATGCCTGACCTCTGCAAGACGCCGAGCCCGGGCGGTCCAGTCCCGATTCCCTATCCGAACATCGCGAAATCCGCCGCTACGGCGAATGGAAGTCAGAGCGTTACCGTCGAAGGCAACCCCATGTGTTTGAAGGACTCCAACTTCAGCAGCAGCACGGGGGATGAGGCAGGCACCGCTGGCGGCGGAGTCGTCTCGGGAAAGACCCAGGGCAAGGCCGAGTTCGCCAACTTCTCCTTTGACGTGAAAGTGGAGGGGAAGGGTGTTGCCAGGGCGTTTGACCTGATGTTCCACAACGACAAGAACACGCCGCCAACACCGCTCATGCAACCTCCCGTCACCGCCATGGGCAAGGCCGACGAAGAACCTGTCTGCCTGTGCTGCTCGGAACCGGTGGACTGA
- a CDS encoding TIGR02270 family protein, translating into MAPVLSRTQWELFEGHLNEAAFLLLQWEHALLSPAFTLAGLAVGLEERLLAHVDALVLGGAPVAEALLRPGLEDADMAILKAAALALLSRGDETDELRVLDCFANSTEETRPGLRRALELRSSPRCMQLLKKLLESPEPGVQAAALEVLASLKADPGPTLGALLAHSVPEVQVAALKAVRVGSEPVDMRAIREAVESRHSSLRDEALVTAIIVGMDSAWSICRRLATDNPAENGIALLLLGLGGDDADLRWLLEKSEDLRVGGHAIWAQGFGGRIESAERCVTLLAHETLGKWAAEAFCAITGLRLEAHQVMAPPEATRDEAARHPRPEDALPLAVPSEVQQWWSEHRNRFRPGVRYFMGRPLTPSWLVEACELMPARRSHVLAQELALRSRGNILLPTLAFSDRRRAELQAAKEILERMPLSRPIQELTAVARYVPRRTPSDACASQPRSKQSSRVLTGRLTVTGLGMVSAIGDGVVTSCAASRAGMLRVTPLEEVSVWDSGDKRLEPTRGHHIPWVTEGFSGLGRLAALATQALLDLLEQARFDKECRYALYLSAPSDFYRLHQDERDGLSQRHALRRAEYRQRLLTTILAAVGLPVIPKVQVLHFGELGFIEALQDATRQLDTGAVDACIIGGVDSLVEPQVVDALDELGLLKTPENPVGVLPGEASAFVLVERGEVALRRGARPLAVLDAACMQAEPFHRLSNTPSQGRALARCAGEALSRGQDCGERIRLVIAALNGDAYRASDWGHALVRLRTDKLLNQAIEWYPAASFGEIGAATGPAGVCMAVRGFQRGYSPEGDALLWVSGDDGGRGSLLLSRP; encoded by the coding sequence ATGGCGCCCGTGCTCTCGCGAACCCAGTGGGAGCTCTTCGAGGGACACCTCAACGAGGCTGCCTTCCTGCTGCTCCAATGGGAACACGCGCTTCTCTCGCCCGCCTTCACGCTGGCCGGACTGGCCGTGGGCCTCGAGGAGCGACTCCTGGCGCACGTGGATGCTCTGGTCCTGGGAGGCGCACCCGTAGCCGAGGCCTTGTTGCGGCCCGGGCTCGAAGATGCCGACATGGCTATCCTCAAGGCCGCGGCCTTGGCTCTGCTCTCCCGGGGGGACGAGACCGATGAACTGCGCGTCCTGGACTGCTTTGCGAATTCAACCGAGGAGACGCGCCCAGGCTTGCGGCGTGCGCTGGAGCTGCGGAGCTCGCCACGCTGCATGCAACTCCTCAAGAAGCTCCTGGAATCACCCGAGCCAGGGGTCCAGGCCGCCGCGTTGGAAGTCCTGGCTTCGCTGAAGGCCGACCCTGGTCCCACCCTGGGTGCGCTGCTCGCCCATTCGGTCCCTGAAGTCCAGGTCGCCGCGCTGAAAGCGGTCCGTGTTGGCTCTGAGCCCGTCGACATGCGTGCAATCCGCGAAGCAGTGGAATCGCGGCACTCCTCCCTCCGGGACGAAGCCCTGGTGACGGCCATCATCGTGGGAATGGACTCCGCATGGTCCATCTGCCGTCGTCTCGCGACGGACAACCCCGCTGAAAACGGTATAGCGCTCCTGCTCCTCGGGCTGGGGGGAGACGACGCCGACCTGCGCTGGCTCCTGGAGAAGTCCGAGGACCTCCGGGTCGGTGGTCATGCAATCTGGGCGCAGGGATTCGGCGGACGCATCGAATCCGCTGAGCGATGCGTGACGCTCCTGGCACATGAAACGCTTGGGAAATGGGCGGCGGAGGCCTTCTGCGCCATCACCGGTTTGAGGCTGGAAGCGCACCAGGTGATGGCACCTCCAGAGGCCACTCGCGATGAGGCAGCACGGCATCCTCGTCCCGAGGATGCCCTCCCGCTCGCGGTCCCCTCCGAAGTCCAGCAATGGTGGAGCGAGCATCGCAATCGGTTCCGGCCTGGCGTGCGGTATTTCATGGGCCGGCCCCTCACGCCCTCCTGGCTTGTCGAGGCATGCGAGCTCATGCCGGCGCGGCGAAGCCACGTCCTGGCCCAGGAGCTCGCCCTGCGAAGCCGCGGTAACATCTTGCTTCCCACCCTGGCGTTCTCCGACAGGCGGCGCGCGGAGCTCCAAGCGGCGAAGGAAATCCTGGAGCGGATGCCGTTGAGCCGGCCCATCCAGGAGCTCACCGCCGTCGCCAGATACGTGCCTCGCAGGACGCCCTCGGATGCGTGTGCCTCCCAGCCGCGCTCGAAGCAATCCTCCCGTGTGCTGACCGGGAGGCTGACCGTCACCGGACTGGGAATGGTGTCGGCCATCGGGGATGGCGTCGTCACGAGCTGCGCGGCCAGCCGTGCGGGAATGTTGCGTGTTACTCCGCTGGAGGAGGTGTCGGTCTGGGATTCGGGGGACAAGAGGCTCGAGCCCACCAGGGGGCACCACATCCCCTGGGTCACGGAGGGGTTCTCAGGGCTCGGCCGTCTCGCCGCACTGGCCACGCAAGCCCTGCTGGACCTTCTAGAGCAGGCCCGCTTCGACAAGGAATGCCGCTACGCGCTGTATCTGTCGGCTCCCAGCGACTTCTATCGCCTGCATCAGGATGAACGGGATGGGCTCTCACAACGCCATGCCCTCCGGCGCGCGGAGTACCGGCAGCGACTGCTCACCACCATCCTCGCGGCTGTTGGCCTCCCAGTCATTCCGAAGGTGCAGGTGTTGCACTTCGGAGAACTCGGCTTCATTGAGGCTCTTCAGGACGCTACGCGGCAGCTCGATACTGGCGCGGTGGATGCCTGCATCATTGGCGGCGTCGACAGCCTGGTGGAGCCCCAGGTCGTCGATGCCCTGGACGAGCTGGGGCTGCTGAAGACTCCCGAGAATCCGGTGGGTGTGCTCCCCGGCGAGGCGTCGGCATTCGTGCTCGTCGAGAGGGGAGAAGTCGCACTTCGTCGAGGCGCCCGGCCCCTGGCCGTGCTGGACGCAGCCTGCATGCAGGCCGAGCCCTTCCACCGGCTTTCGAACACGCCCTCGCAGGGCAGGGCACTGGCTCGGTGTGCGGGTGAGGCGCTTTCGCGGGGGCAAGACTGTGGGGAGCGGATTCGGCTCGTCATTGCCGCTCTGAATGGGGATGCGTACCGCGCGTCCGACTGGGGACATGCACTTGTTCGCCTACGGACCGACAAGCTTCTGAACCAGGCCATCGAGTGGTACCCGGCGGCCTCCTTTGGCGAAATTGGCGCGGCTACCGGTCCGGCCGGCGTCTGCATGGCCGTGCGCGGCTTCCAGCGCGGCTACAGCCCGGAAGGCGACGCCCTGCTCTGGGTGAGTGGCGATGACGGAGGCCGCGGCTCACTCCTCCTCAGTCGTCCCTGA